From Spirosoma aerolatum, one genomic window encodes:
- a CDS encoding GIN domain-containing protein encodes MTRTKFLGISLVTIALSLSGCSLIREDVGSYQMAQQSYALTNFDRLDMGSAFVIMVQQGTDYSISVEGDRRNLDDLEVYTRNGILKAQYRVARNRQYATTFRITMPSLRGVDFSGAVRSTVTGFTNLDGFDVTLSGASEGQFNIQASRPTINLSGASVLRMTGKGTFLTADLSGASSLQAFDYPVDNAGLELSGASKANVSVNSSLVVEVSGASAVRYRGKPAVAQRVSGASTVQNEL; translated from the coding sequence ATGACACGCACAAAATTCTTAGGTATTTCGCTCGTTACCATCGCTCTTTCTTTATCTGGCTGCTCCTTAATTCGGGAAGATGTTGGATCTTACCAGATGGCTCAGCAAAGCTACGCACTCACCAATTTTGATCGACTGGATATGGGAAGTGCTTTTGTTATTATGGTTCAGCAGGGAACCGATTATAGCATATCGGTGGAAGGCGACCGACGAAATCTGGATGACCTGGAGGTGTATACGCGCAATGGTATACTCAAAGCGCAGTATCGCGTAGCCCGAAATCGCCAATACGCTACCACGTTCCGAATTACGATGCCCAGTCTGCGTGGAGTAGATTTTTCGGGCGCCGTTCGGTCAACGGTAACGGGCTTTACAAATCTGGATGGGTTCGATGTTACGTTATCGGGCGCTTCTGAAGGCCAGTTTAATATACAGGCCTCCCGGCCAACGATCAATCTATCCGGCGCTTCGGTATTGCGGATGACTGGCAAAGGGACGTTCCTGACGGCTGATTTGTCCGGTGCTTCGAGCTTACAGGCGTTCGATTACCCCGTCGATAATGCTGGACTGGAACTGTCGGGAGCCAGTAAAGCGAACGTAAGTGTAAACAGCAGTCTGGTCGTTGAGGTCAGTGGAGCCAGCGCTGTTCGTTATCGTGGCAAACCCGCAGTTGCTCAACGAGTGAGTGGAGCCAGTACTGTACAGAACGAGTTATAG
- a CDS encoding MlaD family protein yields the protein MSTESTKRSVVVGIFVLLGIIILIAGIFVLGGQQKRFTSTIRLIALFKDVGGLKNGNNVWFSGVKIGTVKRISFVSNSQVEVDMNIEESSKQFIRKDASASISSDGLIGNKIVVIAGGTTRQPEVEDGDRLKTTEALSSDQIMATLQENNNNLLKVTNDFKELVGNLRRGKGTVGAVLTDSIVADNFKRAMVNLEKASDNTVRVTGSVAQFAAKLNTKGTLANELVTDTTVFRRLSRAATRFESTVTAADQSVATLRQTSINLNRASDKLNNTNSPLGILLTDKETATNLQVTLRNLSKGTELLNEDLKAAQSNFLLRGFFKKKAKAEAKQKADSTAAASPKP from the coding sequence ATGAGTACTGAATCGACAAAACGCTCCGTGGTCGTAGGCATATTCGTCCTACTGGGCATTATTATTCTGATCGCGGGAATATTTGTACTGGGTGGCCAGCAAAAGCGCTTCACCAGTACCATTCGGCTTATTGCACTTTTTAAAGACGTTGGCGGCCTGAAAAACGGGAATAACGTCTGGTTCTCCGGTGTCAAAATTGGTACAGTTAAACGGATCAGCTTCGTGAGCAATTCTCAGGTAGAGGTCGACATGAATATTGAGGAAAGCTCCAAGCAATTCATTCGTAAAGATGCTTCGGCCTCTATTAGCTCCGACGGGCTGATCGGGAATAAAATCGTTGTGATTGCCGGCGGTACAACACGCCAGCCCGAAGTTGAAGATGGGGATCGCCTAAAAACTACCGAGGCCCTGAGTTCCGATCAAATCATGGCGACCTTGCAGGAGAACAACAACAACCTCCTGAAAGTGACCAATGACTTTAAAGAACTGGTTGGTAATCTAAGGCGAGGAAAAGGTACTGTAGGGGCTGTTCTGACTGACTCGATCGTTGCCGACAATTTCAAGCGGGCTATGGTCAATCTGGAAAAAGCGTCCGACAATACCGTTCGAGTGACGGGCTCAGTGGCGCAGTTTGCTGCAAAACTGAATACGAAAGGAACCCTGGCTAACGAATTAGTGACTGATACAACGGTATTTCGACGCCTGAGCCGGGCCGCCACCCGATTCGAATCGACGGTAACTGCTGCCGACCAAAGTGTGGCTACTTTACGGCAAACATCGATCAACCTGAATCGGGCATCGGATAAGCTGAACAATACCAACAGCCCGCTTGGTATCCTGCTGACCGACAAGGAGACAGCAACCAATCTACAGGTAACGCTGCGCAACTTAAGTAAAGGTACGGAGCTACTGAATGAAGACCTGAAAGCCGCCCAGAGTAATTTTCTGTTGCGTGGCTTCTTCAAGAAGAAAGCCAAAGCCGAAGCGAAACAGAAAGCGGATAGCACAGCGGCTGCTAGTCCGAAGCCATAA
- a CDS encoding ABC transporter ATP-binding protein, with product MSEKKNEPVIVIEGLKKSFGSLHVLRGVDLEVNKGENVVVLGRSGTGKSVLIKIMVGLLKPDAGKVIILGEDVETLRGKELDEFRQKVGFSFQSSALYDSMSIRENLEFPLVRNVRNLSRGEIDKAVKKALDDVGLSQTIDQMPAELSGGQRKRIGIARTLILKPEVMLYDEPTAGLDPITSVEINNLINDVQERLGATSIIITHDLTCAKTTGDRIAMLLDGKFARVGTFDEVFADKDERIQQFYDYKFVD from the coding sequence ATGAGCGAAAAGAAAAATGAACCCGTTATTGTAATCGAAGGATTGAAAAAGTCCTTTGGCAGTTTGCACGTGCTGCGTGGGGTTGATTTAGAGGTGAATAAAGGTGAAAACGTGGTGGTACTGGGCCGTTCGGGAACGGGCAAATCGGTTCTGATCAAAATTATGGTAGGCCTGCTTAAACCTGATGCCGGGAAAGTAATTATTCTGGGTGAGGATGTGGAAACCTTACGTGGTAAAGAACTGGATGAGTTTCGCCAGAAGGTAGGGTTTTCGTTCCAGAGCAGTGCCCTTTACGACAGCATGAGCATCCGCGAAAACCTGGAATTTCCGCTCGTACGAAACGTTCGAAACCTGAGTCGTGGAGAAATTGATAAAGCCGTCAAAAAAGCGCTGGACGATGTCGGCCTGTCACAAACCATCGACCAGATGCCCGCCGAACTGTCAGGTGGGCAGCGGAAACGGATTGGCATTGCCCGCACACTGATTCTGAAGCCGGAGGTAATGCTGTATGACGAGCCAACGGCTGGGCTGGACCCGATCACCAGCGTGGAAATCAACAACCTGATCAACGACGTGCAGGAGCGGCTCGGTGCTACCTCCATCATTATCACCCACGATCTGACCTGCGCTAAAACTACCGGCGACCGAATAGCGATGCTGCTGGATGGCAAATTTGCGCGCGTGGGAACCTTCGATGAGGTATTTGCCGACAAAGACGAACGCATACAGCAATTTTACGATTACAAATTTGTGGATTGA
- a CDS encoding MlaE family ABC transporter permease, translating to MQSDANKSQKATGRPVTTRKLDQLFLNLGDVAAFIGRFFREVFVPPYEFKEIIRQCYEVGYRSLLLISTTGFITGMVFTNQSRPSLSEFGATSWLPSLIAIAVVRALGPLVTALIAAGKVGSSIGAEIGSMNVTEQIDAMEVSGTNPFKFLVVSRVLATSFTIPLLTMYTVFVALIGAFLNVNANEQTSFTSYIQEVFGAITYLDIFSSVIKSIVFGFTIGMVGCYKGYHSSKGTEGVGKAANSSVVTAMFLVFIEELLSLQIVSAIRGS from the coding sequence ATGCAATCGGACGCCAATAAATCCCAAAAGGCTACTGGCCGGCCTGTCACTACACGAAAGTTAGACCAGCTTTTTTTGAATCTGGGCGATGTGGCCGCTTTCATTGGGCGCTTCTTTAGGGAAGTGTTTGTTCCCCCCTATGAATTTAAGGAGATTATCCGCCAATGCTACGAAGTTGGTTATCGATCGCTCCTGCTGATTTCAACCACCGGTTTCATCACGGGCATGGTATTTACCAATCAGTCGCGACCATCGCTGTCGGAGTTTGGCGCTACCTCCTGGCTCCCCTCGCTCATTGCCATTGCCGTTGTTCGGGCCCTGGGCCCACTGGTAACCGCTTTGATTGCCGCCGGTAAAGTTGGTTCAAGCATCGGTGCCGAAATCGGTTCGATGAACGTTACCGAACAAATCGATGCTATGGAAGTGTCGGGAACGAATCCATTCAAATTTCTGGTCGTAAGCCGTGTGTTAGCTACCTCGTTTACCATTCCGCTGCTCACGATGTATACCGTTTTCGTGGCGTTGATCGGGGCCTTTCTCAATGTAAATGCCAACGAGCAAACGAGTTTTACGTCCTACATTCAGGAGGTTTTTGGGGCCATAACCTACCTCGACATTTTTTCGTCGGTCATCAAATCCATTGTGTTTGGCTTCACCATCGGCATGGTTGGCTGCTATAAAGGGTATCACTCTTCCAAAGGAACCGAAGGAGTCGGTAAAGCGGCCAACTCGTCGGTAGTAACCGCCATGTTCCTGGTATTTATTGAAGAATTACTCTCTCTACAAATCGTATCCGCCATTCGGGGCAGTTAA
- a CDS encoding lytic transglycosylase domain-containing protein: MAAFRPAVAIAAKFIPMNANPVSLLSKATVVAKSDATASRHFRPTAETFLNPALANAPDLPLLDVNFCGECLPLDQSDVVDRWKHVFTLFRSHASDLGNLQQRADSFFPIIDPILAKYDIPDDFRYIPLAESALRPRAVSRVGAAGYWQLMPGTARDLGLKVGKRVDERFNVQKATDAACRYLRALYSQLGSWSLVAAAYNAGPGLIKNQLKRYAHRDYYRMNLPRETRYYLYRVLLYKEVMSRPNDYSSFLSPAPQTAYRAWQPIGFQQAA, encoded by the coding sequence ATGGCCGCGTTTCGCCCGGCTGTTGCGATTGCCGCGAAATTTATTCCTATGAATGCGAACCCCGTTTCGCTCCTGTCCAAAGCTACTGTTGTGGCCAAATCCGATGCTACGGCATCGCGTCATTTTCGACCGACAGCAGAAACGTTCTTAAACCCGGCACTGGCTAACGCCCCTGACCTGCCCTTACTTGATGTAAATTTTTGCGGAGAATGCTTACCACTCGATCAGTCGGATGTGGTGGATCGGTGGAAGCACGTCTTTACGTTGTTCCGTTCCCATGCCAGCGACCTGGGTAACTTACAACAACGTGCCGACTCGTTTTTCCCAATCATCGACCCAATTCTGGCGAAGTATGACATTCCTGACGATTTCCGCTACATTCCCCTGGCCGAAAGTGCACTCCGACCCAGGGCGGTTTCGCGGGTTGGTGCGGCTGGTTACTGGCAACTCATGCCGGGCACAGCCCGTGACCTGGGTCTGAAAGTAGGCAAACGGGTCGATGAACGATTCAATGTCCAGAAAGCAACCGATGCTGCCTGTCGGTACTTACGAGCCCTTTATTCCCAATTGGGTTCCTGGTCGCTGGTAGCGGCTGCGTATAATGCGGGACCGGGCCTAATCAAAAATCAGCTCAAACGGTACGCACACCGGGATTACTACCGAATGAACCTGCCTCGCGAAACCCGGTACTACCTCTACCGGGTGTTGCTTTATAAAGAAGTTATGTCGCGCCCCAATGACTACTCCTCGTTTCTGTCACCAGCCCCCCAGACAGCCTACCGGGCCTGGCAACCCATTGGCTTTCAACAGGCAGCCTAA
- a CDS encoding CvfB family protein: MIEIGRINTLTALRQTSVGFFLGDLSDRKTQDFNNDILLPNKYVPETLEIDDNIDVFVYTDSEDRPIATTLTPAIQRNEFATLQVVSITSAGAFLDWGLEKDLLVPHREQARPMQIGEWYVVFMYLDRRTNRLVASSKVSRFLDPDVSELQEGDEVQLLAYETTDLGVNVIINNRYKGLIYANEIFRTVQPGDPLIGYIKNIRDDGLVDVSLQKAGFENVEPNAQRILTLLKVENGFLPLTDNSPPEEIYKALEMSKKTFKKAIGTLYRERKIVLEEKGIRLV; the protein is encoded by the coding sequence ATGATTGAAATCGGACGAATAAATACGTTGACGGCGCTTCGGCAAACCAGTGTCGGGTTTTTTCTTGGGGACCTGTCGGATCGGAAAACGCAGGATTTTAACAATGATATTCTCCTGCCTAACAAATACGTGCCTGAAACACTGGAAATTGACGATAATATCGATGTATTTGTGTACACCGACTCCGAAGATCGTCCCATAGCTACAACCTTAACTCCCGCCATCCAGCGTAATGAGTTTGCCACATTGCAGGTGGTTTCGATAACCAGTGCCGGGGCCTTTCTGGACTGGGGGCTGGAAAAAGACCTGCTCGTGCCCCATCGCGAACAGGCCCGACCCATGCAGATTGGGGAGTGGTATGTGGTGTTCATGTACCTGGACCGGCGTACCAACCGATTGGTGGCATCGAGCAAGGTAAGCCGGTTTCTGGACCCGGATGTCAGTGAATTACAGGAGGGCGACGAAGTGCAGTTACTGGCCTACGAAACCACAGATCTGGGTGTAAACGTTATCATTAACAACCGCTACAAGGGGCTGATTTACGCCAATGAAATTTTCCGAACCGTACAACCGGGAGATCCGCTTATTGGCTACATCAAAAACATTCGCGACGATGGCCTGGTCGATGTAAGCTTACAAAAGGCTGGTTTTGAGAACGTAGAGCCCAATGCCCAGCGCATCCTGACGCTCCTGAAAGTCGAGAACGGGTTTCTGCCGCTGACCGATAATAGCCCACCCGAGGAGATTTATAAAGCGCTTGAAATGAGCAAAAAAACCTTCAAAAAAGCCATCGGAACCCTTTATCGCGAACGAAAAATCGTGCTCGAAGAGAAAGGAATACGGCTGGTTTAG
- a CDS encoding serine hydrolase domain-containing protein — protein MQPHQLQSSYWLFTLQNGFGIACFTLLISLLFIYQLPTVAQPTTQRLDSLFTGLQNEQRLNGNVLLAEQGKIVYQKSFGFARVNDKLLNRNETRFQLASIGKTFTAVAILQLYEQGKIKLDDPLINYLPDFPFTTITIRQLLSHTFGLADLQIFEPYFLENPKRILTNADVIPALKRFGKLQFEPGERWEGGPDYGAARFLIAKADTTQYSFSPAELDYAGRQFLLHGDTNQALETLKLLTFTEPQAWQPYNSYAEILQQSGKRAEAILMYQKSLRLNADNNRLKQVLNELLNKK, from the coding sequence ATGCAACCTCATCAATTACAATCAAGTTACTGGTTGTTTACTTTACAAAACGGGTTCGGGATTGCTTGTTTTACACTTCTAATCAGTTTACTGTTCATCTATCAATTGCCTACGGTGGCTCAACCGACGACTCAGCGTTTGGATAGCCTCTTTACCGGCTTACAGAACGAACAGCGCCTGAATGGCAATGTCTTGCTTGCTGAACAAGGCAAAATTGTTTACCAGAAATCGTTTGGGTTTGCCCGCGTGAACGATAAATTACTCAATCGAAATGAAACCCGTTTTCAACTGGCGTCTATTGGAAAAACGTTTACAGCCGTTGCTATTTTACAACTCTACGAGCAAGGCAAGATCAAGCTTGATGACCCGCTGATCAACTATCTTCCTGATTTTCCATTCACCACAATTACCATTCGGCAACTACTCTCCCACACATTCGGGTTAGCCGACCTGCAAATTTTTGAACCCTATTTTCTTGAAAATCCAAAGCGAATCCTGACGAACGCGGATGTTATACCCGCTCTTAAGCGATTTGGCAAACTTCAATTCGAACCGGGCGAGCGTTGGGAAGGAGGCCCCGACTATGGAGCGGCACGCTTTCTCATAGCCAAAGCAGATACAACTCAGTATTCGTTTTCACCGGCAGAGCTGGATTATGCCGGTCGTCAATTTCTGCTACATGGTGATACGAATCAGGCTTTGGAGACGCTTAAACTTCTAACATTCACCGAACCTCAGGCATGGCAACCCTATAACAGTTACGCCGAAATTTTACAACAAAGTGGCAAGAGAGCAGAAGCTATTCTTATGTATCAAAAGTCGCTGCGTTTGAATGCTGATAACAATCGACTTAAACAGGTCCTTAATGAGCTTCTAAATAAAAAATAG
- a CDS encoding DUF3300 domain-containing protein has protein sequence MKAFIQLPAKALLLAIGLAGAGLHPSFAQVTEPEQQSAPVTDQTIISAIAPYRDDVRRSILLVSQQPQVLTALAQQRANSEQTFVNRIQTYGQKKQAWFYDIARFPDVMHALATLPAGTSESSVKDLTKNLPADLQETAWKLYRHHHDDLVQVDNLNQQADLAFDNLINPLDIPTQNAFRQLINMPDVLTQLTDQIDKTTLLGEAYRANPDQVTRDLTALHDSLSVQNQQELAAYQNELNNDPQAKQELQQAGQAYAQANGYNTGINPNPAWVNSSYYYQNPYPFWFGYPYWYASPLWYPSAWWYGTGFYFGLGGNMVMFGLPSLGFSNWFFTTGRYAYPHLYNRFNNYYVRTIGERHVWAPANAGFMSAAHRAFGSGIPNARANWLTNPGQYSRSVNGNNAGSARVASPGRYQGANANTYHSQAWGGASRSFGGGGFSGGGFHGGFGGFHGGRR, from the coding sequence ATGAAAGCGTTCATTCAACTCCCCGCCAAAGCGTTGTTGCTTGCCATTGGATTAGCCGGGGCTGGTTTACACCCCTCCTTTGCGCAAGTAACCGAACCTGAACAGCAATCGGCTCCTGTAACCGACCAAACGATTATCTCTGCCATTGCCCCGTACCGCGACGATGTTCGTCGATCTATTCTACTGGTCAGTCAGCAACCTCAGGTACTGACAGCGCTGGCTCAGCAACGGGCCAACAGTGAACAGACCTTTGTGAATCGGATTCAGACCTATGGACAGAAGAAACAGGCCTGGTTTTACGACATCGCCCGGTTTCCGGATGTGATGCACGCGCTGGCAACCCTGCCTGCCGGAACCAGCGAATCGTCGGTGAAAGACCTGACGAAAAACTTACCCGCTGATTTGCAGGAAACCGCCTGGAAACTGTATCGCCATCATCACGATGATCTGGTGCAGGTTGATAATCTGAATCAACAGGCCGACCTGGCATTCGATAACCTGATCAACCCACTGGATATTCCAACGCAGAATGCCTTCCGGCAATTGATCAACATGCCGGACGTGCTGACTCAACTGACTGACCAGATCGATAAAACGACCCTTCTGGGCGAAGCGTATCGCGCTAATCCTGATCAGGTTACCAGAGATTTGACGGCTTTGCACGATAGTTTATCCGTACAGAACCAGCAGGAACTGGCTGCCTATCAGAATGAGCTGAATAACGACCCGCAGGCTAAACAGGAATTGCAACAGGCTGGACAGGCCTATGCACAGGCCAATGGGTACAATACGGGTATCAATCCTAACCCTGCCTGGGTGAATAGCTCGTATTATTATCAGAACCCCTATCCATTCTGGTTTGGGTATCCTTACTGGTACGCATCGCCACTCTGGTATCCATCGGCCTGGTGGTATGGAACAGGCTTCTATTTTGGACTTGGTGGCAACATGGTCATGTTCGGTTTACCGTCGCTGGGCTTCTCAAACTGGTTCTTTACCACAGGCCGATACGCCTACCCGCATTTGTATAACCGTTTCAATAATTACTATGTCCGTACCATTGGCGAACGACATGTCTGGGCACCGGCCAATGCCGGGTTTATGTCGGCTGCCCATCGTGCCTTTGGGTCTGGCATACCCAACGCCCGTGCCAATTGGCTGACCAATCCTGGCCAGTACAGCCGGTCGGTTAATGGGAACAATGCAGGTTCAGCGCGGGTAGCATCGCCTGGCCGTTATCAGGGCGCTAACGCCAATACATACCACTCGCAGGCTTGGGGTGGTGCATCCCGGTCGTTTGGAGGTGGTGGATTTAGTGGTGGAGGCTTCCATGGTGGCTTTGGCGGTTTCCACGGTGGCCGTCGTTAG
- a CDS encoding response regulator transcription factor, with protein sequence MHILIVEDEASIAGFLRKGLEANGFHVQIASDGLMGQKMALDYPYDLIIADVNLPRQNGRDMVEILRRQQVDTPILMLSALGTSNDIITGLDVGADDYLVKPVQFDILMARVRALTRRHTGRLNSEPTLVVGDLVLNQDERTAKRGNRPINLTAKEFQLLEYLMQNQGRVVSRASIAEQVWDMQYTMSSNSIEVYVGILRKKIDQPGSPQLIHTVIGEGYVLRAP encoded by the coding sequence ATGCATATACTCATCGTTGAAGATGAAGCATCGATAGCCGGTTTTCTTCGGAAGGGACTCGAAGCAAATGGCTTTCATGTTCAGATTGCCTCCGACGGGCTTATGGGGCAAAAAATGGCCCTTGATTACCCCTATGATCTGATTATTGCTGATGTCAATCTACCCCGGCAAAATGGACGGGATATGGTAGAAATTCTCCGTAGACAGCAGGTCGATACCCCGATTCTGATGCTCAGTGCACTGGGGACCTCCAACGATATTATTACCGGACTGGATGTAGGGGCCGACGATTATCTGGTCAAGCCCGTTCAGTTTGATATTCTGATGGCTCGCGTACGGGCGTTGACCCGGCGTCATACCGGACGGTTAAATTCAGAACCAACGCTGGTGGTTGGGGATCTGGTGCTCAATCAGGACGAGCGGACTGCCAAACGCGGTAATCGGCCCATTAATCTGACCGCCAAGGAGTTTCAGTTGCTGGAATACCTAATGCAGAATCAGGGTCGGGTCGTGTCCCGTGCTTCGATTGCCGAACAGGTCTGGGATATGCAATACACTATGAGTAGCAATTCGATCGAAGTGTATGTGGGTATTCTGCGCAAAAAAATCGACCAGCCCGGCTCCCCCCAACTGATTCATACTGTCATTGGCGAAGGCTATGTGCTGCGGGCACCGTAA